In Aspergillus fumigatus Af293 chromosome 4, whole genome shotgun sequence, one genomic interval encodes:
- a CDS encoding putative alpha-1,6-mannosyltransferase subunit, whose protein sequence is MQFALPPRRSPHTSSHTRSSRLSLQRKKQLKTAAILGFAILTLFFLLSHFSHSSTAPTSAPSGASSIVIVTVLDRARFSDNYVQKIIKNREHYASLHGYTNFFATLSDYESALDNAPRSWAIVPAMRHAMASHPHSTYFFHLDAHTLIMNPSKSLESHILDKNRLQSLMLKDVPVVPPDSIIKTFSHLKPEDVDLIISTDNEDLNPGSFVLRQGDFARFFLDMWFDPLYRKYNFQKAEMHALDHIVQWHPTVLARMALVPQRSINAYSKDSPAASADGTYKDGDLVIRFFGCDSDPKRSCEQEMEPYYNLWAKKLKST, encoded by the exons ATGCAGTTTGCTCTACCCCCTCGGAGGAGTCCTCATACTTCTTCCCACACCCGCTCCTCCAGGCTTTCTTTACAACGCAAGAAACAGCTCAAGACCGCTGCAATTCTAGGCTTTGCTATCCtcaccctcttcttccttctatCACACTTCTCCCATTCGAGTACAGCACCAACGTCTGCCCCTTCGGGAGCTTCAAGCATTGTCATTGTGACGGTTCTAGATCGAGCCCGTTTCAGTGATAACTACgtccagaagatcatcaagaacagAGAGCATTATGCTAGTCTACATG GCTATACGAATTTCTTTGCAACCCTGTCTGATTACGAATCCGCGCTGGACAACGCCCCACGGAGCTGGGCAATAGTCCCTGCGATGCGCCATGCAATGGCATCGCACCCTCATTCAACTTATTTCTTTCATCTCGATGCTCATACCTTGATCATGAACCCTAGCAAATCGTTAGAGTCTCATATCCTTGACAAGAATCGCCTTCAATCGCTGATGCTCAAGGACGTTCCCGTTGTGCCGCCGGACAGCATTATCAAGACTTTCTCGCACCTGAAGCCAGAGGATGTCGACCTTATAATCAGCACGGATAACGAGGACTTGAACCCCGGAAGCTTTGTGCTTCGACAGGGCGACTTTGCGCGATTCTTCCTTGATATGTGGTTCGATCCTCTGTATCGGAAGTATAACTTTCAGAAAGCGGAGATGCACGCTTTG GATCATATAGTGCAATGGCATCCGACTGTCCTCGCGAGAATGGCGCTTGTTCCTCAACGAAGCATTAATGCTTACAGCAAAGATTCCCCTGCTGCTTCGGCCGACGGCACTTACAAGGACGGAGACTTGGTTATTCGGTTCTTTGGATGCGATTCCGATCCTAAGCGCAGTTGTGAGCAAGAGATGGAACCGTATTACAACCTGTGGGCGAAGAAGTTGAAGAGTACATAA
- a CDS encoding mitochondrial 54S ribosomal protein bL28m: MAGLQSRSAMTLPSSLSAAFRNLSLSVPTRSFSTTLAAQKTKQLPDYIPPYPYGPNYIFKQSNSGLYGGAMIQFGNKISKGRNEGKTRRFWKPNVRRKKLWSEALGEYLFIKVTRKALRTIWKSGGLDNYLLDDRPGRIKELGIFGWELRWKVMQTPKIQEQFRQERKRLGLPEPPSFEEWVKQKEAEVKAKVEEEINIKEATKPTYNEKQY, translated from the coding sequence ATGGCAGGTCTCCAGAGTCGCTCCGCCATGACTCtcccctcctccctctccgcaGCTTTTCGCAACCTCTCATTATCAGTCCCGACGCGCTCGTTCTCTACGACATTGGCTGCGCAAAAAACGAAGCAATTACCGGATTATATTCCTCCTTATCCCTATGGACCCAACTACATTTTCAAGCAATCTAACTCCGGTCTCTATGGTGGGGCTATGATCCAGTTCGGAAACAAGATCTCGAAGGGCCGCAATGAGGGTAAAACCCGACGATTCTGGAAGCCCAACGTCAGgcggaagaagctctggagtGAAGCCCTCGGAGAGTACCTCTTTATCAAAGTGACGCGAAAGGCTCTGCGAACAATCTGGAAATCTGGCGGTCTCGACAACTACCTTCTGGACGACCGGCCTGGCCGTATCAAGGAATTGGGTATCTTCGGCTGGGAGTTACGATGGAAAGTGATGCAGACACCTAAGATCCAAGAGCAATTCcgccaagaaagaaaacgCCTTGGCCTCCCCGAGCCACCGTCGTTCGAGGAGTGGGTAAAGCAGAAGGAGGCAGAAGTCAAAGCCAaggtggaggaagagatcaacATCAAGGAAGCTACGAAACCAACATACAACGAGAAACAGTACTAG
- a CDS encoding ARMH3 family protein, translated as MYNIMESPLTQQSRPEIFKPKIVQLYENLFQSSDFAEPSEGFWREFFLLPPDRAQLALILDRLGPEDTLHLQAQTHHLFARAIKEANSGVSPVNAYALETLTVFLACVLKKKYTNPSSDAITVLAGLDEVDHVISNLVAVLDGIIRNGSSFDIRIKAIRVAIALTSGAYKTSLVSYFTHRDLFPSLMKFVHESDTPIQILEPFLLLGLLANYNKFEFQNPYQLRLDDFVNESSIQKIVKGVGLSCAALRNGYIAVQDDAPEGWTLSSTLVFFGLGRLAPGTRNKTQAPTAEEAKEVFATLPSQEAAILLSTYDFANANKLFGYHLINSMPEKDSEESPFASFLSITSYMLQHAYRSPRVAHYAELNLFTLRILSEDSALCKQLCSEGEKRKVRLCRQRQPYLPLVSGDRVLATVIFDIMIDTISHNLRRRLDANIYSHSIAILLRLLTYLSMNKIRLAYHWSELWKTLLSLMRFLTTYASDLSTSPNIATLTTSLVDLVAFCVSAGDTFLPDPASYDDLFYKLVETGPIITRFRDVYSLKPPTPSASKIPDPTTIASKDIHVAAIDTLISVSTHFYALLFNPDRNVDVSLKPGGEASNPVPIPANRKKNLSPREVHRIIKQGYDTLSIQPPEGLSAWTRWREADWKTELKRAARCAVEDARQLVA; from the exons ATGTATAACATCATGGAATCCCCCTTAACACAGCAAAGTAGACCGGAGATTTTCAAGCCTAAGATTGTGCAACTATATGAAAATCTCTTTCAA TCGTCAGATTTTGCAGAACCATCCGAAGGTTTCTGGCGAGAGTTCTTTTTGTTGCCGCCTGATCGAGCCCAGCTTGCATTAATTCTAGATAGGCTCGGTCCAGAAGATACTCTTCACTTACAG GCTCAAACCCATCACCTATTTGCGCGTGCAATAAAGGAGGCGAACTCTGGAGTTAGCCCCGTGAACGCTTATGCGTTAGAG ACCTTGACAGTATTCTTAGCATGtgtgctgaagaagaaatatACCAATCCCAGCTCCGATGCTATCACTGTCCTTGCAGGGCTTGATGAGGTCGACCATGTTATCTCGAACCTCGTCGCAGTTTTGGATGGTATTATCCGCAATGGGAGCAGCT TTGATATTCGGATTAAAGCGATCAGGGTAGCCATTGCTCTTACGAGTGGCGCATATAAGACGAGTCTCGTCTCCTACTTTACCCATAGGGATCTGTTCCCCTCCCTCATGAAG TTTGTGCACGAATCCGATACCCCTATTCAGATACTTGAGCcgttcctccttcttggtcTATTAGCGAACTACAATAAGTTCGAGTTTCAGAACCCGTATCAATTGCGGCTCGACGATTTTGTCAACGAGTCAAGCATTCAAAAGATCGTCAAAGGTGTCGGTCTTTCGTGCGCCGCCTTAAGAAACGGTTATATTGCTGTACAGGATGATGCACCTGAGGGCTGGACACTCAGCAGCACTCTGGTCTTCTTCGGACTCGGAAGACTTGCTCCAGGCACGAGAAATAAAACTCAAGCGCCAACGGCTGAGGAAGCGAAGGAGGTGTTTGCAACTCT GCCGTCTCAAGAAGCCGCCATTCTTCTGTCCACCTATGACTTTGCAAATGCGAATAAGCTCTTTGGGTATCACCTCATTAACTCTATGCCAGAGAAAGACAGCGAGGAGTCTCCCTTTGCGAGCTTTCTCTCTATTACAAGCTACATGTTGCAGCACGCTTACAGATCCCCTCGTGTTGCACACTATGCGGAGCTCAACCTCTTCACTCTTCGCATCCTTTCTGAAGATTCAGCGCTGTGTAAACAGCTTTGCAGCGAGggggagaaaagaaaagtgCGCCTTTGCCGGCAAAGGCAGCCGTATCTCCCGCTCGTCTCAGGGGACAGGGTTCTCGCAACTGTTATCTTCGACATTATGATTGATACCATTTCCCATAATCTCCGGCGGCGCCTTGATGCCAACATATACAG TCATTCAATCGCCAtccttcttcggcttctaACCTACCTATCAATGAACAAAATCCGTTTGGCATACCACTGGTCGGAGCTCTGGAAGACTCTGCTCTCCCTGATGCGGTTCCTTACTACGTACGCGTCAGACCTGTCAACATCTCCCAACATCGCCACTCTCACCACCTCCCTTGTAGACCTGGTGGCATTTTGCGTCTCCGCAGGTGACACCTTTCTCCCAGATCCGGCATCTTATGACGACTTGTTCTACAAACTCGTCGAAACGGGTCCCATCATCACCCGATTTCGAGATGTCTATTCCCTCAAGCCCCCAACTCCGTCAGCCTCGAAGATTCCTGACCCCACAACAATTGCCAGCAAGGACATCCACGTCGCTGCCATCGACACACTGATCTCCGTCTCGACCCATTTCTATGCTTTACTTTTTAACCCAGACAGGAACGTCGACGTGAGCTTGAAACCCGGTGGAGAAGCTTCGAATCCTGTGCCGATCCCGGCTAAccggaagaagaatcttTCGCCCCGGGAGGTTCACAGGATCATCAAGCAGGGCTACGACACGTTGAGTATTCAGCCTCCTGAGGGGCTGAGTGCGTGGACGAGATGGCGTGAGGCGGACTGGAAGACAGAATTGAAGCGGGCGGCCAGGTGCGCCGTGGAGGATGCCCGGCAGTTGGTTGCGTAG
- the rvb1 gene encoding RuvB family ATP-dependent DNA helicase pontin translates to MVQISEVKGSSRENRTAAHTHIKGLGLRPDGTAEPSADGFVGQAAAREACGVVVDLIKAKKMAGRAIMLAGGPGTGKTALALAVSQELGTKVPFCPIVGSEIYSAEVKKTEALMENFRRAIGLRVRETKEVYEGEVTELTPEEAENPLGGYGRTISHLIIGLKSAKGTKKLRLDPSIYEAIQKERVTVGDVIYIEANTGACKRVGRSDAYATEFDLEAEEYVPVPKGEVHKKKEIVQDVTLHDLDMANARPQGGQDVMSMMGQLMKPKKTEITDKLRQEINKVVNRYIDQGVAELVPGVLFIDEVHMLDIECFTYLNRALESSISPIVILASNRGHTVIRGTDDITAAHGIPPDLLARLLIIPTHPYTPDEIKTIIRLRAKTEGLNITDPALDKVADHGSKVSLRYALQLLTPASILARVNGRPGGIEEADIAECEDLFLDAKRSAAIVSQDSEKFLS, encoded by the exons ATGGTTCAGATCAGTGAAGTGAAGGGCAGTTCGCGCGAGAACAGAACAGCAGCACACACTCATATCAAAGGCCTTGGGTTACGTCCAGATGGGACTGCGGAGCCCTCTGCTGATGGATTCGTCGGTCAGGCAGCAGCCCGCGAG GCGTGCGGTGTCGTCgtggatttgatcaaggcgaagaaaatGGCTGGACGTGCAATTATGCTTGCAGGAGGACCAGGAACTGGAAAAACTGCCCTTGCTCTGGCTGTATCACAGGAACTGGGAACCAAGGTCCCGTTCTGCCCCATTGTTGGCAGCGAAATCTACTCAGCTGAGGTCAAGAAGACCGAGGCCCTAATGGAAAATTTTCGAAGGGCGATTG GCTTAAGAGTGCGCGAGACGAAAGAAGTGTACGAAGGAGAAGTCACAGAACTCACGCCTGAGGAAGCCGAAAACCCCCTTGGCGGCTACGGACGTACCATCAGCCATTTGATTATCGGATTGAAGTCTGCCAAAGGAACCAAGAAGCTGCGTCTTGACCCTAGCATTTATGAGGCAATTCAAAAAGAGCGTGTGACCGTCGGAGATGTCATCTATATCGAAGCGAACACTGGAGCTTGCAAGAGAGTTGGACGGTCCGATGCATATGCGACCGAGTTCGATCTTGAGGCGGAAGAGTATGTTCCTGTACCGAAGGGAGAGGTacacaagaagaaggaaattgTGCAAGATGTGACGCTTCATGACTTGGACATGGCCAATGCACGGCCACAGGGTGGACAGGACGTCATGAGTATGATGGGCCAGCTCATGAAGCCGAAGAAAACAGAAATCACGGACAAGCTGCGCCAGGAGATCAACAAAGTTGTCAACCGCTATATCGATCAGGGTGTTGCTGAACTTGTACCTGGCGTGCTCTTCATTGATGAG GTTCACATGCTTGACATCGAATGCTTCACTTATCTCAATCGAGCTCTCGAGTCTAGCATCTCCCCTATCGTCATTCTCGCATCCAACCGGGGTCACACTGTTATTCGTGGCACAGATGATATCACTGCTGCGCATGGAATCCCCCCAGATCTGCTTGCTCGTCTCCTCATTATCCCAACTCATCCTTACACCCCCGACGAGATCAAGACCATCATCCGCTTGCGCGCTAAGACGGAAGGCCTCAATATCACCGATCCTGCTCTCGACAAGGTCGCCGACCATGGCAGCAAGGTCAGCTTGCGGTATGCTCTACAACTGCTCACCCCTGCTAGCATCCTCGCGCGCGTGAATGGACGACCAGGAGGCATTGAGGAGGCGGATATTGCAGAGTGcgaggatctcttccttgatgcgAAGAGAAGCGCCGCCATCGTTAGCCAGGACAGTGAGAAGTTCCTTTCATGA
- the eaf3 gene encoding MRG family protein, which yields MAPASQSTYQKDERVLCFHHEILYEAKILDVRHTNAEDKKSPFEYLVHYKGWKNTWDDWVPQDRLRKFTDENRELATTLRREAEAAFRQKSTKTTLKRKAGSDRGSARDSEERQTSVPGRVTKRARDNEIEKEEHFYTRPSVRIVMPDNLKSLLVDDWENVTKNQQVVALPAKASVNQILEDFVAEEKPKRTSSADLDVLEEVIMGIKEYFDKALDKILLYRFEREQYKALRKKWEAGSGEYSEKGPLDVYGAEHLTRLFATMPELIAQTNMDLQSTNRLREELSKFTLWLSKNSDKYFATRYMTATNEYVEKSRGNPSAAATAATTRLV from the exons ATGGCGCCAGCGAGCCAATCTACTTATCAAAAAGATGAAAGAGTCCTCTGCTTTCATCATGAGATTCTATACGAGGCAAAGATCCTCGATGTTAGGCACACCAATGCAGAGGACAAAAAAAGTCCGTTCGAGTACCTAGTTCACTACAAGGGGTGGAAGAACAC ATGGGACGACTGGGTGCCTCAAGATCGACTCCGGAAATTTACGGATGAGAATAGGGAGCTCGCCACTACGCTCCGTCGTGAGGCAGAGGCTGCTTTTCGTCAGAAGAGCACAAAGACTACGTTGAAGAGAAAAGCAGGCTCCGATCGCGGTTCCGCCCGGGACAGCGAGGAGCGACAAACATCAGTTCCTGGTCGTGTGACCAAGCGCGCGCGAGATAACGAAATCGAAAAG GAAGAACATTTCTATACACGGCCATCCGTGAGGATTGTAATGCCGGACAATTTGAAATCCCTTCTCGTAGATGACTGGGAAAATGTGACGAAAAATCAACAGGTTGTTGCTTTGCCGGCCAAAGCATCAGTCAACCAGATCTTGGAAGATTTTGTagcggaagagaagcccAAGCGCACGAGCTCGGCTGACCTGGATGTCctcgaagaagtcatcaTGGGTATCAAGGAGTATTTCGACAAAGCCCTTGACAAGATTCTACTCTACCGTTTCGAGCGCGAGCAGTACAAAGCTCTCCGCAAGAAGTGGGAGGCAGGGTCCGGTGAATATTCGGAGAAGGGGCCCCTTGATGTCTACGGGGCCGAGCATTTGACGAGACTTTTTG CAACTATGCCGGAGCTCATTGCGCAGACAAACATGGATCTCCAGTCCACGAACAGACTCCGGGAGGAGCTGTCGAAATTCACGCTCTGGCTCAGCAAGAACTCAGACAAATATTTTGCCACGAGGTACATGACTGCAACAAATGAGTACGTGGAAAAGTCAAGGGGTAACCCCAGTGCGGCAGCTACAGCTGCCACGACGCGCCTCGTCTGA
- a CDS encoding trans-2-enoyl-CoA reductase (NADPH) TSC13 yields MASTITLVVQPRGKPIRKLPKELQIDPNAPTQEIYTSLAEASGFSIHRLRITKGSDRTVVPNSKGMTANDIGLRDQSVVHVKDLGPQIAWRTVFIIEYLGPLLIHPLFLFPLRPYIYYNFDKPLPEPSGLQLLVCGLLTVHFVKRELETLFVHRFSNATMPVRHIFRNSAHYWVLAGFNIAYWVFRPDAGAATNEPNPALLYSGLTLFVFGELANLNTHLVLRDLRRPGTTERGIPTGFGFNLVTCPNYLFEIIAWIGVYLVSGMSWSVLFFITIGGSTMASWAAKKERRYRKEFGDKYKRKRFVIIPGIF; encoded by the exons ATGGCGTCGACAATCACGTTGGTAGTCCAACCCCGGG GAAAACCCATTAGGAAGCTTCCAAAAGAACTTCAGATTGATCCCAATGCTCCTACGCAAGAAATCTATACCTCACTTGCGGAAGCTTCGGGTTTCTCCATCCACCGTTTGAGGATCACCAAGGGAAGCGACCGAACAGTTGTCCCCAATTCAAAGGGCATGACTGCCAATGATATTGGTCTCAGGGATCAGAGTGTGGTTCATGTCAAGGATCTGG GCCCCCAGATTGCATGGCGCACTGTCTTCATTATCGAGTACTTGGGACctcttctcatccatccTCTGTTTTTGTTCCCTCTCCGGCCATACATCTACTACAACTTTGATAAGCCCTTACCCGAGCCTTCCGGCCTGCAGCTACTGGTCTGCGGGCTTTTAACTGTGCACTTCGTCAAACGAGAGCTCGAGACTCTCTTTGTCCACCGTTTCAGCAATGCCACTATGCCCGTCCGCCACATCTTCAGGAACAGCGCTCACTACTGGGTTCTCGCCGGCTTCAATATCGCGTACTGGGTTTTCCGCCCCGACGCGGGTGCTGCTACTAACGAACCCAACCCAGCCCTCCTCTACAGTGGTCTTACGCTTTTCGTCTTCGGCGAGCTGGCCAACTTGAATACCCACCTGGTGCTTCGCGATCTGCGTCGACCCGGTACTACCGAGAGGGGCATCCCAACCGGGTTCGGGTTCAACCTTGTGACGTGCCCCAATTACTTGTTTGAGATCATTGCCTGGATTGGCGTCTATCTGGTCAGCGGAATGAGTTGGAgtgtcttgttcttcatcactATTGGTGGTTCTACAATGGCTAGCTGGGCCGCCAAGAAGGAACGCCGCTATCGCAAAGAGTTCGGTGACAAGTACAAGCGCAAGAGGTTTGTCATAATTCCCGGAATCTTCTAA
- the dscC gene encoding DSC3 family protein translates to MTFPAFLSPDPTWDGDSTGGPLLLTVRFSASIPDFPLDIENPDITTAAGLKQLIRTHLPPNLSSHRLRLIYAGRGLEDATPLSVSLKLPPSPSRTPVVQEDATTVKGKGKAPIREQPRLYIHCSIGDIVLSDADLAAEAAIATTLQQEQADEDYTGRKKQQQPPPSTTSAPRGFDRLLSAGFTPSEVSALRSQFMAIQSVSRTPDTMPTGAELRELEDRWMDEGSSAMAAGVPGGGEGISFADDDGGFGAGSRGAMDDMLWGAVMGFFWPVGCAMWLRREEGVWSWRKGLAVFVGVVINVAFGAMRIMN, encoded by the coding sequence ATGACTTTCCCCGCATTTCTATCCCCAGATCCTACATGGGACGGGGACTCTACAGGTGGGCCTCTTCTCCTGACAGTCCGGTTCTCTGCCTCGATTCCCGATTTCCCTCTTGACATCGAGAACCCTGATATTACCACGGCTGCCGGCTTGAAGCAATTAATTCGAACGCACCTTCCACCGAATCTCTCATCACATCGCCTCCGTTTGATCTACGCTGGTCGTGGCCTGGAAGATGCCACCCCATTGAGTGTTTCTTTAAAGCTCCCACCTTCGCCTTCTAGAACTCCCGTCGTACAAGAAGATGCTACCACTGTCAAGGGGAAGGGCAAAGCGCCCATCCGGGAGCAGCCCCGGCTCTACATTCATTGCTCAATAGGCGACATCGTTCTATCCGACGCCGATCTAGCGGCTGAGGCAGCAATAGCTACCACACTCCAGCAAGAGCAGGCGGACGAGGATTATACAGGTAGAaaaaagcagcagcaacctccGCCGTCCACTACGTCCGCCCCCCGCGGGTTTGATCGACTGTTATCGGCGGGATTCACCCCCTCCGAGGTGTCGGCGCTGCGATCGCAGTTTATGGCGATTCAGTCTGTATCGCGGACGCCCGATACCATGCCGACTGGGGCGGAGCTGCGCGAGCTCGAAGACCGGTGGATGGATGAGGGATCGTCCGCGATGGCAGCGGGCGTGCCAGGCGGAGGTGAAGGCATTTCCtttgcggatgatgatggcggcTTTGGGGCTGGCTCCCGAGGCGCCATGGACGACATGCTTTGGGGCGCGGTGATGGGGTTCTTCTGGCCTGTGGGCTGTGCCATGTggttgaggagggaggagggtgtGTGGAGTTGGCGGAAGGGTTTGGCAGTCTTTGTCGGCGTTGTCATCAATGTTGCATTTGGCGCTATGCGCATTATGAATTAG
- the isa1 gene encoding Fe-binding Fe/S cluster assembly protein ISA1: MSFYRVSVHPSVTSSATMLRCTSRPFNTQCAQALRSFSSFGNTYRSSKRDMQTATAYRPHTLPSVFPPLSRNAGTPDTSIAAEFPPTPEPTLQKQGQSEGYSNVSVREREAQRSKPITTTPTTNSTQAEKPRRKLRARKAAMKLTPLAVEQLRKLLSQPDPKFIRVGVKNRGCSGLAYHLEYVEKPGAFDEVVEQDGVKVLIDSKALFSIIGSEMDWQEDKLSRKFVFRNPNIKEQCGCGESFMV; the protein is encoded by the exons ATGTCGTTCTACAGGGTTTCTGTCCATCCTTCGGTGACATCATCCGCCACGATGTTGAGATGCACGAGCAGACCATTCAATACACAATGCGCCCAAGCTCTCAGGAGTTTCTCCTCATTTGGAAATACATACCGGTCATCAAAGCGTGATATGCAAACAGCTACTGCATACCGACCCCATACGTTACCGTCTGTCTTCCCCCCTCTGTCCCGAAACGCCGGCACCCCAGACACGTCTATCGCAGCGGAATTCCCACCGACTCCTGAACCGACATTGCAAAAGCAAGGACAAAGTGAAGGCTATTCGAATGTGAGTGTGCGAGAAAGGGAGGCGCAGAGGTCGAAACCTATTACAACCACACCCACCACAAATTCGACACAAGCGGAAAAGCCCCGAAGAAAATTACGGGCAAGAAAGGCAGCTATGAAGTTGACGCCCCTCGCGGTTGAGCAACTTCGTAAGCTCCTGTCACAGCCGGACCCCAAATTTATTCGAGTGGGTGTGAAGAATCGGGGATGTTCTGGGCTCGCCTACCATCTCGAATATGTTGAAAAACCTGGAGCTTTCGACGAAGTTGTTGAACAAGACGGAGTGAAAGTTCTGATTGATAGTAAGGCTCTGTTCAGCATAATTGGTAGCGAAATGGATTGGCAAGAGGACAAACTGAGCCGAAAGTTTGTTTTCCGAAACCCCAATATTA AGGAGCAATGCGGATGCGGCGAATCCTTCATGGTCTAG
- a CDS encoding v-SNARE protein VTI1 has translation MSNPLDTDAGSELFSSYETELKLVQADLNQKLDQIAESSGEQRKSAIRMAERALDEANELLDQMRMEKQNIPSAARSKVNIRFRNYATDVDEAKRKLKSLSDDRKALFGDRYTDEPQDEHLEQRQQLLSGTERLERSSARLQESQRIALETEDIGRNTLADLYQQRQTIEHARAGLQQSEGYVDTSIKTLRGMARRMATNRIITIAIITVLVLLIFAVIYSKFH, from the exons ATGTCGAACCCTCTAGACACCGACGCCGGCTCTGAGCTGTTCAGCAGTTATGAGACGGAGCTGAAGCTGGTACAGGCCGATCTGAACCAGAAGCTGGACCAGATAGCGGAATCAAGTGGTGAGCAACGGAAATCAGCAATAAGAATGGCTGAACGAGCCTTAGATGAGGCCAATGAGTTG CTTGATCAAATGCgcatggagaagcagaacaTCCCCTCAGCAGCACGTTCAAAAGTCAACATTCGTTTTCGGAACTATGCCACCGACGTTGACGAAGCCAAGCGGAAGCTCAAATCGCTCTCCGACGATCGCAAGGCGCTCTTTGGCGACCGCTACACGGACGAACCACAAGATGAGCACCTGGAGCAGAGGCAGCAACTTCTTTCCGGCACCGAGCGTTTGGAACGGAGTTCTGCCCGTCTACAGGAGAGCCAGCGGATTGCACTCGAAACGGAGGACATCGGACGCAATACATTAGCCGATCTCTACCAGCAACGGCAGACTATAGAGCATGCACGAGCGGGTCTGCAGCAGAGTGAAGGATATGTAGACACGAGCATCAAGACTCTAAGGGGCATGGCCCGTAG GATGGCTACGAATCGGATAATCACGATTGCGATTATTACTGTTTTAGTCCTGTTGATTTTTGCTGTCATTTATAGCAAGTTCCATTAG